Proteins found in one Triticum aestivum cultivar Chinese Spring chromosome 4D, IWGSC CS RefSeq v2.1, whole genome shotgun sequence genomic segment:
- the LOC123095884 gene encoding uncharacterized protein, with protein MALHCAAAVSVSPSTGQCLLHRQHHRRCAVPRPRFRPQPRGLTTTGGPARWACGARRRVRYEEEDEDEEEYGHNEEMARLEAYSEGARDVALLVTAAVDGELEPVLVFKGFSSSLSGRTAPDPAMSVLPERAVIQRVDVVKGPFDPSNIEYLEKDLPWEEFKSRLQ; from the exons ATGGCGTTGCACTGCGCTGCCGCCGTCAGCGTCTCGCCGTCCACCGGCCAGTGCCTCCTGCATCGTCAACACCACCGCCGGTGTGCTGTGCCAAGGCCACGGTTCCGGCCGCAGCCACGCGGCCTGACAACCACCGGTGGCCCTGCCCGGTGGGCGTGCGGCGCCAGGAGGCGGGTGAGGTacgaggaagaggatgaggacgaggaggagtacGGGCACAACGAGGAGATGGCGCGGCTGGAGGCCTACAGCGAGGGAGCGCGCGACGTGGCCCTCCTGGTCACGGccgccgtcgacggcgagctcgagcCCGTGCTCGTCTTCAAG GGCTTCTCGTCGAGCCTGAGCGGGAGGACGGCGCCGGACCCGGCCATGAGCGTGCTCCCGGAGAGGGCCGTCATACAGCGCGTCGACGTGGTCAAGGGGCCGTTCGACCCCAGCAACATCGAATACCTCGAGAAGGATCTGCCATGGGAAGAATTCAAGAGCCGCCTCCAATAG
- the LOC123095882 gene encoding NADH dehydrogenase [ubiquinone] iron-sulfur protein 1, mitochondrial, which produces MSFLARALRHSKPYLPSRGPASCRWISSTPAAGSPEAGAAVAPADPELPPPREPVGGARVELPPNPEDALEVFVDGHAVRIPKGFSVLQACEVAGVDIPRFCYHSRLSIAGNCRMCLVEVEKSPKPVASCAMPALPGMKIKTNTPIAKKAREGVMEFLLMNHPLDCPICDQGGECDLQDQSMAFGADRGRFTDMKRSVVDKNLGPLVKTVMTRCIQCTRCVRFASEVAGVQDLGMLGRGSGEEIGTYVGKLMTSELSGNVIDICPVGALTSKPFAFKARNWEMKGTETIDVTDAVGSNIRVDSRGPEVMRIVPRLNEDINEEWISDKTRFCYDGLKRQRLNDPMIRGPDGRFKAVTWRDAIAVVAEVLNQVKPEEITGVAGKLSDAESMMALKDFVNKMGSDKVLCEGNGPNPPADIRSDYLMNTSIAGLEKADVFLLVGTQPRVEAAMVNARIQKTVRATQAKVGYIGPPADFNYDTWHLGTGPDTLVEIAEGRHPFCSILKSAKNPVIIAGAGLFEREDQGAVFSAIETVAKKFNVTRPDWNGLNVLLLHAAQAAALDLGLVANPTESVKSAKFLYLMGADDVNLDNLPADAFVVYQGHHGDKAVYRANVILPSSAFSEKEGTYENTEGCTQWTIPAVPTVGDARDDWKIVRALSEVAGAPLPYDSVAAVRSRISMVAPNLVRVDEREPSVISAEVKPPVKQQVSPAPFKAAVENFYMTDAITRASKIMAQCSATLLKK; this is translated from the exons atgtcctTCCTCGCGCGGGCGCTCCGCCACTCGAAGCCGTACCTGCCGTCGCGCGGCCCCGCGTCCTGCCGCTGGATCTCGTCGACGCCCGCCGCGGGCTCGCCCGAGGCCGGCGCGGCCGTGGCGCCCGCCGACCCGGAGCTGCCCCCGCCGCGGGAGCCCGTCGGGGGCGCGCGCGTCGAGCTGCCGCCCAACCCGGAGGACGCGCTCGAGGTGTTCGTCGACGGGCACGCCGTGCGGATCCCCAAGGGCTTCTCCGTGCTCCAGGCCTGCGAGGTCGCCGGCGTCGACATCCCGCGCTTCTGCTACCACAgccgcctctccatcgccggcaACTGCCGCATGTGCCTCGTCGAGGTCGAGAAGTCGCCCAAGCCCGTCGCCTCCTGCGCCATGCCCGCCCTCCCAG GGATGAAGATTAAGACGAACACACCAATCGCGAAGAAGGCAAGGGAGGGAGTCATGGAGTTCTTGTTGATGAACCATCCGCTGGATTGCCCAATCTGCGATCAGGGTGGGGAGTGTGACCTGCAGGATCAGTCCATGGCCTTTGGGGCTGACCGCGGTCGTTTCACCGATATGAAGAGGTCGGTTGTGGATAAGAATTTGGGCCCATTGGTGAAGACGGTGATGACCCGTTGCATCCAGTGCACAAG GTGTGTCAGGTTTGCATCTGAGGTTGCTGGTGTTCAGGACCTGGGTATGTTAGGCCGTGGCAGTGGTGAAGAAATCGGAACATATGTGGGGAAACTTATGACAAGTGAACTATCTGGAAACGTTATTGATATCTGCCCCGTTGGCGCTCTTACATCCAAGCCATTTGCGTTTAAAGCTAGAAACTGGGAGATGAAGGGCACTGAGACTATTGATGTTACTGATGCAGTAGGGTCCAACATACGCGTTGACAGCAGAGGTCCTGAAGTTATGCGCATTGTTCCTCGTCTCAATGAG GATATCAACGAAGAATGGATATCTGACAAAACACGGTTTTGTTATGATGGTTTGAAGAGGCAAAGACTGAACGACCCTATGATTCGTGGTCCTGATGGCAGGTTCAAGGCAGTGACATGGCGTGATGCTATTGCGGTTGTTGCTGAGGTTTTGAATCAAGTCAAGCCAGAAGAAATTACCGGAGTCGCTGGCAAACTTTCTGATGCAGAATCCATGATGGCGCTGAAAGATTTTGTTAATAAAATGGGTTCGGATAAGGTGCTCTGTGAGGGGAATGGTCCGAATCCACCAGCAGATATTCGATCAGACTACCTAATGAATACTAGCATTGCTGGTCTTGAGAAAGCTGATGTCTTCCTTTTGGTTGGCACACAG CCAAGGGTGGAAGCTGCTATGGTGAACGCAAGGATTCAGAAGACTGTTAGAGCAACACAAGCAAAGGTGGGCTACATTGGTCCTCCAGCAGACTTCAACTAtgacacttggcatcttggcacaGGGCCAGATACCCTTGTTGAGATCGCTGAGGGCCGACATCCTTTCTGTTCAATACTGAAGTCTGCAAAGAACCCAGTAATCATCGCTGGAGCTGGGTTATTTGAACGAGAAGACCAAGGTGCTGTGTTCTCAGCAATTGAAACCGTAGCCAAGAAGTTCAATGTGACAAGACCGGACTGGAACGGCCTTAATGTCCTATTGCTCCATGCTGCACAGGCCGCAGCTCTTGATCTGGGCCTCGTTGCTAATCCCACCGAGAGTGTCAAGTCTGCAAAGTTCCTTTACCTGATGGGAGCCGACGATGTAAACCTGGACAACCTTCCAGCGGATGCATTTGTGGTTTACCAGGGGCACCATGGTGACAAGGCCGTGTACAGGGCCAATGTTATTCTGCCATCTTCAGCATTTAGCGAGAAAGAAGGCACCTATGAGAACACCGAGGGATGCACCCAGTGGACCATCCCAGCTGTGCCTACAGTTGGTGATGCCAGGGATGACTGGAAGATCGTCCGTGCTCTTTCCGAGGTTGCCGGGGCTCCACTGCCTTACGACAGCGTCGCAGCTGTGAGGAGCCGGATCAGCATGGTGGCCCCAAATCTTGTGCGCGTCGACGAGAGGGAGCCATCGGTGATCTCTGCCGAGGTGAAGCCTCCAGTAAAGCAGCAAGTGAGCCCGGCGCCATTCAAAGCTGCCGTGGAGAACTTCTACATGACCGACGCGATCACACGGGCTTCCAAGATCATGGCTCAGTGCAGCGCAACCTTGTTGAAGAAGTGA
- the LOC123095883 gene encoding phragmoplastin DRP1C translates to MATMGSLIGLVNRIQQACTVLGDHGGGAGGSLWEALPSVAVVGGQSSGKSSVLESIVGRDFLPRGSGIVTRRPLVLQLHKTEGGQEYAEFLHAPRKRFSDFAAVRKEIADETDRMTGKSKAISNVPIHLSIYSPHVVNLTLIDLPGLTKVAVEGQPESIVQDIENMVRTYVDKPNSIILAISPANQDIATSDAIKLAKEVDPTGERTFGVVTKLDLMDKGTNAIDVLEGRSYRLQHPWVGIVNRSQADINKNVDMLAARRKEQEYFQSSPDYGHLAHKMGAEYLAKLLSQHLEAVIKAKIPSIISMINKTVDEIEAELDRLGRPIGGDAGAQLYTILDMCRAFDRVFKEHLDGGRPGGDRIYGVFDHQLPAALKKLPFDKHLSLQNVRKVISEADGYQPHLIAPEQGYRRLIDSSLSYFRGPAEASVDAVHLVLKELVRRSIAATEELKRFPTLQSDIAAAANESLERFREDGRKTVIRLVDMEASYLTVEFFRKLPTEPDKGANNNTPANDRYQDNHLRRIGSNVSSYINMVCDTLRNTIPKAVVHCQVKEAKRNLLNRFYAHVGSKEKKQLSAMLDEDPALMEKRDSLVKKLELYKSARNEIDSVAWK, encoded by the exons ATGGCGACGATGGGGAGCCTGATCGGGCTGGTGAACCGGATCCAGCAGGCGTGCACCGTGCTCGGCGAccacggcggcggcgccgggggctcGCTCTGGGAGGCGCTCCCCTCCGTCGCCGTCGTCGGAGGCCAG AGCTCCGGGAAGTCGTCGGTGCTCGAGAGCATTGTCGGGAGGGACTTCCTGCCCCGTGGATCTG GGATCGTGACGAGGAGGCCTCTGGTGCTGCAGCTGCACAAGACGGAGGGCGGCCAGGAGTACGCCGAGTTCCTCCACGCCCCGCGGAAGCGCTTCTCCGACTTTG CTGCTGTTAGGAAAGAGATTGCTGATGAAACTGACCGCATGACTGGAAAATCGAAAGCAATATCAAATGTTCCTATCCATTTGAGTATATATTCTCCACATG TTGTTAACTTGACACTTATTGATCTTCCTGGCCTGACAAAGGTTGCTGTAG AGGGGCAGCCAGAGTCTATTGTGCAAGATATTGAAAACATGGTCCGGACTTACGTTGACAAG CCAAACTCTATTATATTGGCTATCTCTCCAGCAAACCAAGATATAGCAACATCAGATGCTATCAAGCTTGCTAAGGAAGTGGATCCTACAG GTGAAAGGACCTTTGGAGTTGTAACAAAACTTGATTTGATGGACAAGGGTACCAATGCTATTGAT GTACTCGAAGGGAGGTCATATCGCTTGCAGCACCCCTGGGTGGGCATTGTCAACCGTTCGCAGGCTGATATCAACAAAAATGTTGACATGCTCGCAGCACGTCGCAAAGAACAAGAGTACTTTCAAAGTAGTCCTGATTATGGTCACTTGGCACATAAAATGGGTGCCGAGTATCTTGCTAAGCTTCTGTCACAG CATTTAGAGGCTGTGATCAAAGCCAAAATTCCAAGTATTATATCAATGATCAACAAGACAGTTGATGAAATTGAAGCTGAGTTGGATCGACTTGGTAGGCCAATTGGAGGTGACGCTGGG GCACAATTGTATACGATATTGGACATGTGTCGCGCATTTGACCGTGTTTTTAAAGAGCACTTAGATGGCGG TCGACCAGGTGGAGATCGCATTTATGGTGTCTTTGACCACCAGTTACCTGCAGCACTGAAAAAGCTTCCTTTCGATAAACATCTTTCATTGCAAAATGTTCGAAAAGTCATTTCTGAGGCTGATGGTTACCAGCCCCATTTGATTGCTCCTGAGCAAGGTTACAGAAGGCTTATAGATAGTTCACTCAGCTACTTTAGGGGCCCAGCTGAAGCTTCAGTTGATGCG GTCCATTTGGTATTGAAGGAGCTAGTCCGGAGATCGATTGCAGCAACAGAG GAATTAAAGCGTTTCCCAACGCTTCAATCAGATATAGCTGCAGCAGCAAATGAAAGCCTAGAAAGATTCCGTGAGGATGGACGAAAGACAGTTATTCGTCTAGTTGACATGGAGGCCAGTTACCTAACAGTAGAATTCTTCAGGAAACTTCCTACTGAGCCAGACAAAGGAGCTAACAACAACACTCCGGCCAACGACAGATATCAGGACAACCATCTTAGAAGAATCG GATCAAATGTATCATCTTACATCAACATGGTTTGCGATACATTGAGGAACACAATTCCGAAAGCCGTTGTGCATTGTCAAGTGAAGGAGGCAAAAAGAAACTTGCTCAACCGTTTCTATGCGCATGTAGGAAGCAAAGAG AAGAAACAGCTGAGCGCGATGCTGGACGAGGATCCCGCGTTGATGGAGAAGAGGGATTCCCTCGTGAAGAAGCTGGAGCTGTACAAGTCCGCTAGGAACGAGATCGACTCGGTTGCATGGAAATGA